The genomic DNA TGTTTGGCCGCCAGTTCCGAGAGGAACGGGTTGAAGTCGAGTTTCGTTTGGAAGTGCTCTTCGAGCGTCTCGCCCAACACGACCGCATCGATCGAGGCAAAGCCGAGGTCTTGGAAAAACATCGTCTGTTCGTCGATCGG from Rosistilla carotiformis includes the following:
- a CDS encoding acyl carrier protein, with amino-acid sequence MTSKTRPEILSELQEILSDFQGQTYDAPIDEQTMFFQDLGFASIDAVVLGETLEEHFQTKLDFNPFLSELAAKQVKDLQVGELVDFLHRSL